Proteins from a genomic interval of Orbaceae bacterium lpD02:
- a CDS encoding mannitol-1-phosphate 5-dehydrogenase, with product MQVLHFGAGNIGRGFIGKLLADAGIKVTFADVNQAIVDELNVRHQYPVNVVGECATTEVVIGVDAVNSQSAGVINKIANVDLVTTAVGPQILPRIADAVAKGLIARFECNNTQPLNIIACENMVRGTSQFKEHIFAVLPAQYHNWVNQNIGFVDSAVDRIVPPATSKTGDILEVTVETFSEWIVDETQFKGPIPIISGMEPTDNLMAFVERKLFTLNTGHAITAYLGHYYGLTTIRDAILDERIRLIARGAMEESGLVLINRYRFDDVKHIAYIEKILARFENPYLHDDTARVGRQPLRKLSPTDRLVKPLLGTFEYQLCNDNLLIGIAAALNYRNNDDEQAIELADIIAQQGIDKAFSQISTIEINNPVIKKVESIYELMQTKGF from the coding sequence ATGCAAGTTTTACATTTTGGTGCAGGTAATATTGGTAGAGGTTTTATTGGTAAACTATTAGCTGATGCAGGGATTAAAGTCACTTTTGCCGATGTAAATCAAGCGATTGTAGATGAATTGAACGTAAGACATCAGTACCCAGTCAATGTCGTTGGTGAATGTGCAACGACAGAAGTGGTAATTGGCGTTGATGCGGTTAATAGCCAATCTGCTGGAGTTATTAATAAAATTGCTAACGTTGATCTAGTTACAACAGCTGTTGGTCCGCAAATATTACCACGTATTGCTGATGCGGTGGCAAAAGGGCTGATAGCTCGTTTTGAGTGTAACAACACTCAGCCATTAAATATTATCGCCTGTGAAAATATGGTACGAGGTACAAGCCAATTTAAAGAACATATTTTTGCTGTGTTACCGGCTCAATATCATAATTGGGTTAATCAAAATATTGGTTTTGTTGATTCTGCCGTTGATCGTATTGTTCCACCAGCCACATCAAAAACAGGTGATATTCTTGAAGTTACTGTTGAGACCTTTTCGGAATGGATTGTTGATGAAACTCAATTTAAAGGGCCTATTCCGATAATTTCTGGTATGGAGCCTACCGATAATCTAATGGCTTTTGTTGAGCGAAAACTATTTACTCTCAATACTGGGCATGCAATTACTGCTTATTTAGGTCATTATTACGGTTTAACGACTATTCGTGATGCTATTCTTGATGAACGAATCCGATTAATTGCACGTGGTGCGATGGAAGAGAGTGGGTTAGTGCTTATTAATCGTTATCGGTTTGATGATGTTAAGCATATTGCCTATATTGAGAAAATTTTAGCCCGTTTTGAAAACCCTTATTTACATGATGATACGGCAAGAGTAGGTCGTCAGCCATTAAGAAAATTAAGCCCAACAGATCGATTAGTCAAACCGCTATTAGGTACGTTTGAATATCAATTATGCAACGATAATTTACTTATTGGTATTGCTGCCGCACTTAATTACCGTAACAATGATGATGAGCAGGCAATTGAACTCGCCGATATCATTGCGCAACAAGGGATTGATAAAGCATTTAGCCAAATATCAACTATTGAGATTAATAACCCAGTAATTAAGAAAGTTGAGAGTATTTATGAGCTTATGCAAACTAAGGGCTTTTAG
- a CDS encoding PTS mannitol transporter subunit IICBA, whose product MSKSNIKLKVQNFGRFLSNMVMPNIGAFIAWGFITAIFIPTGWWPNEMVARLVGPMITYLLPLLIGYTGGKLVYGERGGVVGAITTMGVIVGSEIPMFLGAMIVGPLGGWVIKKFDQIVEGKVKSGFEMLVNNFSSGILGMILALLAFFAIGPAVVHASNVLSYGVDFMVQANLLPLTSIIVEPAKILFLNNAINHGIFSPLGIQQVAEHSKSIFFLIEANPGPGLGLLLAYMVFGKGAAKSSAGGAAIIQFFGGIHEIYFPYVLMNPRLIIAMILGGMTGIFTLTLFNAGLSSPASPGSIIAVLAVAPKSSLVGVIASVIAAAVVTFVASAILLKTTKNIDKSLDDAQANIKKMKSQAKGLDDANTFDLALVKKIIVACDAGMGSSAMGAGVLNKKVKDAGLNISVTNLAINNLPTDVDIVITHRDLTERAKQHAPNAHHISLINFLDSDLYSQLVESLKEKQNTAIRVEAQSQIKQDDAPIFRLTQNDIFLGLNATTKEEAIRFAGEQLVKLGYVEEDYIDAMFAREALTSTYLGESIAVPHGTIDAKDKVLKTGIVFCQYPQGVVFGDTEDDKARLVIAIAARNNEHLDVIAKLTSALDDSSIIDKLVNTDDINEVLAVLA is encoded by the coding sequence ATGTCTAAATCAAATATTAAATTGAAAGTCCAAAATTTCGGGCGTTTCCTAAGTAATATGGTGATGCCAAATATTGGCGCCTTTATTGCTTGGGGTTTTATTACTGCTATTTTTATTCCAACAGGTTGGTGGCCCAATGAGATGGTAGCTAGGTTAGTTGGACCAATGATTACATATTTGTTACCATTATTAATTGGTTATACGGGTGGTAAGTTAGTCTATGGCGAACGTGGTGGAGTGGTTGGTGCTATCACAACCATGGGTGTAATTGTCGGTTCAGAAATTCCAATGTTCTTAGGCGCGATGATTGTTGGACCACTTGGTGGTTGGGTCATTAAGAAATTTGATCAGATTGTTGAAGGTAAAGTTAAAAGCGGTTTTGAGATGCTAGTTAATAACTTCTCTTCTGGCATTCTTGGTATGATCCTTGCGTTACTTGCCTTTTTTGCGATTGGTCCTGCAGTTGTTCATGCATCAAACGTATTGTCTTATGGTGTCGATTTTATGGTACAGGCAAACTTATTACCATTAACATCGATCATCGTTGAACCTGCGAAAATTTTATTCTTAAATAATGCCATTAATCACGGTATTTTTTCGCCTTTAGGAATTCAGCAAGTTGCTGAACATTCTAAATCGATTTTCTTTTTAATTGAAGCCAATCCTGGTCCAGGACTCGGACTTTTACTGGCTTATATGGTATTTGGTAAAGGTGCAGCAAAAAGTTCAGCAGGTGGCGCAGCTATCATTCAATTCTTCGGCGGGATCCATGAGATCTACTTCCCATACGTATTAATGAATCCACGTTTAATCATAGCGATGATTTTAGGTGGAATGACTGGCATTTTTACCCTAACACTATTTAATGCTGGCTTAAGTTCACCCGCTTCGCCTGGATCAATTATTGCTGTTCTTGCCGTCGCACCAAAAAGTTCACTAGTTGGTGTTATTGCGTCTGTTATTGCTGCTGCAGTCGTGACTTTTGTTGCATCAGCGATACTTTTAAAAACAACTAAAAATATTGATAAAAGCCTTGATGATGCACAAGCAAACATTAAGAAAATGAAAAGTCAGGCAAAAGGCTTAGATGATGCTAATACTTTTGACCTAGCATTAGTGAAAAAAATTATCGTTGCTTGCGATGCGGGTATGGGTTCAAGTGCAATGGGCGCAGGCGTTCTTAATAAAAAAGTAAAAGATGCAGGTTTAAATATTTCAGTGACTAATTTGGCGATTAATAACTTACCGACTGATGTTGATATAGTGATTACTCACCGTGATTTGACCGAGCGCGCGAAGCAGCATGCGCCAAATGCACACCATATTTCATTAATTAATTTCCTTGATAGTGATTTGTACAGTCAACTTGTTGAGTCATTAAAAGAAAAACAAAATACCGCTATCAGAGTTGAGGCCCAATCTCAAATAAAGCAAGATGATGCGCCAATATTTCGATTAACGCAAAATGACATATTTTTAGGGCTTAATGCCACGACAAAAGAAGAGGCTATTCGTTTTGCTGGAGAGCAATTAGTCAAATTAGGTTATGTTGAAGAAGATTATATTGATGCGATGTTTGCGCGAGAGGCGCTAACAAGCACTTACCTAGGTGAATCAATCGCAGTGCCACACGGGACTATTGATGCGAAAGATAAAGTACTTAAGACGGGAATTGTATTTTGTCAATATCCTCAAGGCGTCGTGTTTGGTGACACCGAGGATGATAAAGCACGTTTAGTTATAGCGATTGCAGCACGAAATAATGAGCACCTAGATGTTATTGCTAAACTCACTAGTGCGCTTGATGATTCCTCAATTATAGACAAATTAGTCAATACAGATGATATAAATGAAGTACTCGCTGTATTAGCTTAA
- the rpsT gene encoding 30S ribosomal protein S20 produces MANIKSAKKRAVQSEKRRKHNASRRSMMRTYIKKVYAAIAAGDKESAQVAYKDMQEIVDRQAARGLIHKNKAARHKASLIKQINAIA; encoded by the coding sequence TTGGCTAATATCAAATCAGCTAAGAAGCGTGCAGTTCAATCTGAAAAACGCCGTAAACACAATGCAAGTCGTCGTTCGATGATGCGTACTTATATCAAAAAAGTATATGCAGCTATCGCAGCTGGTGATAAAGAATCAGCGCAAGTAGCATATAAAGATATGCAGGAAATCGTTGATCGTCAAGCGGCTCGTGGTTTAATCCACAAAAATAAAGCAGCACGCCATAAAGCAAGTTTAATTAAGCAAATCAATGCTATTGCATAA
- a CDS encoding SPOR domain-containing protein, whose protein sequence is MAQRDYVKKKSKAKNSSRVIPNLMMAIAILLVILFAAILYFVSKNNPHRPVSTPQNITEKPQVTLPDKPEERWTYLKELENPNGNNKAVIPPLTKSIQDKERQQILSSFINDKQSSSASSNQATTNTAPPTQIQQKTTVETGHWLLQCGAFKDRGNAESLQAKLTILGMTSFVQSEKFHRVLVGPYQLKSDTEKAIAILKANGINSCIATLK, encoded by the coding sequence GTGGCACAACGTGATTATGTCAAAAAGAAATCAAAAGCAAAAAATAGTTCACGTGTTATTCCTAATCTAATGATGGCAATTGCTATTTTATTAGTTATTTTGTTTGCCGCAATTTTATATTTTGTATCAAAAAATAATCCCCATCGACCCGTTTCTACACCACAAAATATTACCGAAAAACCACAAGTAACGCTACCGGATAAACCAGAAGAACGTTGGACTTATTTAAAAGAATTAGAAAATCCCAATGGTAATAATAAGGCGGTTATTCCTCCGCTAACAAAATCAATACAAGACAAAGAACGTCAGCAAATTTTAAGTAGTTTTATCAATGATAAACAGTCATCATCCGCAAGTAGTAACCAAGCGACAACAAATACAGCTCCACCAACCCAAATACAGCAAAAAACAACAGTTGAAACAGGACATTGGCTATTACAGTGTGGTGCATTCAAAGACAGAGGGAATGCTGAATCCCTGCAGGCTAAATTAACAATACTTGGCATGACAAGTTTTGTACAGAGTGAAAAATTTCATCGTGTACTTGTTGGACCCTATCAATTGAAATCCGATACAGAAAAAGCAATAGCAATATTAAAAGCTAATGGTATAAATAGCTGTATTGCGACCTTAAAATAG
- the dtd gene encoding D-aminoacyl-tRNA deacylase, translated as MIALIQRVKHASVLVNDQTVGKIDRGLLVLLGVEKEDTEQKAARLCEKVLGYRIFSDNEDRMNLNIKQAGGSILVVSQFTLVADTQKGMRPSFTKGALPDEAKALYEYFTNQCQQQIDTQAGIFAADMQVSLVNDGPVTFWLQV; from the coding sequence ATGATAGCATTAATACAACGTGTTAAGCATGCTAGCGTTTTAGTTAATGACCAGACTGTTGGTAAAATAGACCGCGGTTTATTAGTCTTATTAGGTGTTGAAAAAGAAGACACCGAGCAAAAAGCAGCTCGACTTTGTGAAAAAGTATTAGGTTATCGTATCTTTAGCGACAATGAAGATAGAATGAACCTTAATATTAAGCAAGCTGGCGGCAGTATTTTAGTTGTCTCCCAATTTACACTTGTCGCTGATACTCAAAAAGGTATGCGTCCAAGTTTTACTAAAGGTGCTTTACCTGATGAAGCGAAAGCACTATATGAATATTTTACCAACCAATGCCAACAACAAATAGATACTCAAGCCGGCATTTTTGCTGCCGATATGCAAGTTTCACTCGTTAACGATGGTCCAGTGACTTTTTGGTTACAGGTTTAA
- a CDS encoding MltR family transcriptional regulator, translating to MLESLQEDDILERLNQQLDIHGLLVTAMDIIGQNVDQLIMKAFRKDKHAIKFVIPSLVGNRGPLNELSVRLKLLYALGVISREEYEDIELIMAIVDELELDDETVYTFVDDEILGPISLLHDMTLPPQIISQKIIPNEAGIVDSIKSSIYKQRYQQMIRSALIIAITTLVVRLSEKQCLLFMHQ from the coding sequence ATGCTAGAAAGTTTACAAGAAGACGATATTCTCGAACGGCTAAATCAACAGCTCGATATTCATGGGCTGTTGGTTACTGCAATGGATATTATTGGTCAGAATGTAGATCAGCTAATAATGAAAGCTTTTCGTAAGGATAAGCATGCGATTAAATTTGTTATTCCCTCTTTGGTGGGTAATCGTGGGCCGCTTAATGAGCTATCAGTAAGGCTAAAGTTACTTTATGCTTTGGGCGTTATTAGTCGAGAGGAATATGAAGATATCGAGCTAATTATGGCCATTGTTGATGAATTAGAACTTGATGATGAGACTGTTTATACTTTTGTTGATGACGAAATTCTCGGCCCAATAAGCTTGCTGCATGATATGACATTACCTCCTCAGATTATTAGCCAAAAAATAATACCAAATGAAGCAGGAATTGTTGATAGTATAAAGTCTTCAATCTATAAACAGCGTTATCAGCAGATGATTCGTTCGGCGCTGATCATAGCTATCACTACTCTCGTAGTGCGTCTTAGTGAAAAACAGTGCCTGCTTTTTATGCACCAATAG
- a CDS encoding DedA family protein — translation METIVTLYDAFLAMNLEVLRDPKVLGTLYLMLFVILFLENGVLPAAFLPGDSLLFLTGVLISLDIFHFGLINLVLIAGAALGTWLGYIQGRWLGNTKIVKSWMAHLPEKYHARTLTLFHKYGLQALFIGRFIAFVRTALPIMAGLSGLHSKRFHVYNWISATLWIFLITALGYLFGLSPLFKMYEKQFMTFLMLIPVFLLVLGLVASIWLLIKRKLATKNKPTKKKK, via the coding sequence ATGGAAACGATAGTTACACTCTACGATGCTTTTTTGGCAATGAATCTTGAAGTTTTAAGAGATCCTAAAGTATTAGGGACTCTTTATCTGATGTTATTTGTTATTTTATTCTTAGAAAATGGTGTTCTACCTGCGGCATTCTTACCAGGAGATAGTCTACTTTTTTTAACGGGTGTATTAATTAGTTTGGATATTTTTCACTTTGGGTTAATTAATTTAGTATTAATTGCTGGTGCAGCATTAGGGACATGGCTTGGTTATATCCAAGGTCGTTGGTTAGGTAATACTAAGATAGTTAAAAGCTGGATGGCACATTTACCTGAAAAATATCATGCTCGTACACTAACTTTATTCCATAAATATGGTTTACAGGCTCTATTTATCGGGCGTTTTATCGCGTTTGTTCGTACTGCATTACCTATTATGGCAGGCCTATCTGGGCTACATAGCAAACGGTTTCACGTTTATAACTGGATTAGTGCAACATTATGGATTTTTTTAATTACAGCTTTAGGATATTTGTTTGGTCTTTCACCATTATTTAAAATGTATGAAAAGCAATTTATGACATTTCTTATGCTCATACCAGTATTCTTACTGGTACTTGGATTGGTTGCTTCTATTTGGCTGCTCATAAAGCGCAAGCTTGCTACAAAGAATAAACCTACAAAAAAGAAAAAGTGA
- a CDS encoding virulence factor BrkB family protein yields the protein MKLKKFNFRANTHSVKRFIIILWQHINHDRLTTSAASLAYTSILALVPLITVIFSLLSAFPIFNEASLSLRQLVYDNLAPAASDTIQQYLDQFIANTNRMTAFGIIGLVVTSLLLISSIDSALNFIWRTKRRRSFTYKLTMYWTILTLGPILIGASIAISSYIFSTKWLSDTTISHVSIGFLPFVISIIGFWLLYCIVPTEPVPTKESIAGAIIAAILFELGKKLFTLYVTSFPTYQLIYGVLSSIPLLLIWIYFSWCIILFGAEFAAALADYNKQKMTHVAAGDNKK from the coding sequence ATGAAACTAAAAAAATTTAATTTTAGAGCAAATACTCATAGTGTTAAACGTTTTATCATTATTTTATGGCAACATATCAACCATGATCGTTTGACAACATCCGCGGCGAGCCTTGCATATACCTCAATTTTAGCATTAGTACCGTTAATTACGGTCATTTTTTCTCTTTTATCTGCTTTTCCTATTTTTAATGAAGCAAGCCTATCGCTGCGGCAATTAGTTTATGATAATTTAGCGCCAGCTGCCAGTGATACCATTCAACAATACCTAGACCAATTTATTGCGAATACCAATAGAATGACCGCGTTTGGTATCATTGGTTTAGTTGTAACGTCTTTGTTATTAATTAGTTCAATTGATAGCGCCTTAAATTTTATTTGGCGAACAAAACGTAGACGTTCCTTTACCTATAAGCTAACGATGTACTGGACGATACTAACACTAGGCCCAATATTAATTGGGGCGAGCATCGCGATAAGTTCATATATATTTTCAACCAAGTGGTTATCTGATACAACCATTAGCCATGTATCTATCGGCTTTTTACCTTTTGTGATTTCTATTATTGGTTTTTGGCTGCTTTATTGCATAGTCCCAACGGAACCTGTGCCGACCAAAGAATCAATAGCAGGAGCAATAATTGCCGCGATATTATTTGAGCTAGGAAAAAAATTATTTACTTTATATGTGACATCTTTTCCGACTTATCAATTGATATATGGGGTATTATCCTCAATACCTTTATTGCTGATTTGGATTTATTTCTCGTGGTGTATTATTTTATTTGGTGCTGAATTTGCTGCTGCGTTAGCTGATTATAATAAACAGAAGATGACGCATGTCGCTGCTGGTGATAATAAAAAATGA